From the Solanum stenotomum isolate F172 chromosome 4, ASM1918654v1, whole genome shotgun sequence genome, one window contains:
- the LOC125862851 gene encoding uncharacterized protein LOC125862851 produces MEEYDFDHKIVEVNGINMHVVEKGKGPFVLFIHGFPELWYSWRHQIIFMAKHGYRAVAPDLRGYGDTTGIPKDDPSKFSSLRVVGDLVELLNTIVPEEDKVFVVGHDWGAIIAWNLCLLRPDKVKALVNMSVPFSPRNPKRKPIESLKAIYGDDYYIVRFQEPGVMEVEFAKTGTKKVLEKFLTFRNPGPLYLPKGKPFDDSPVILPSWLSQKEVDYFASKYEQTGFTGGFNYYRALDLNWDLTAAWSGAKVKVPVKFIVGDLDLTYNAPGAKDYINKGGMKKYVPLLEKVVILENVGHFLQQEKPHEINKHIHDFFKGFSST; encoded by the exons ATGGAGGAATATGACTTTGATCATAAAATAGTGGAAGTAAATGGGATAAATATGCATGTtgttgaaaaaggaaaaggtcCTTTTGTtctattcatccatggattcccaGAATTATGGTATTCATGGAGGCACCAAATTATATTCATGGCTAAACATGGTTATAGAGCTGTGGCTCCTGATCTTCGTGGTTATGGTGATACCACAG GAATACCTAAAGATGATCCAAGCAAGTTTAGCTCATTAAGAGTTGTGGGTGACTTAGTGGAACTTTTGAATACCATTGTGCCTGAGGAAGATAAAGTGTTTGTTGTTGGCCATGATTGGGGTGCTATTATTGCTTGGAATCTTTGTTTATTGAGGCCAGACAAAGTTAAGGCTTTGGTTAATATGAGTGTGCCATTTTCTCCTAGGAATCCTAAGAGAAAGCCAATTGAGTCATTGAAGGCTATCTATGGTGATGACTATTATATTGTTAGATTCCAG GAGCCTGGAGTGATGGAAGTAGAGTTTGCAAAAACAGGCACTAAGAAAGTGTTGGagaaatttttaacttttaggaACCCTGGACCATTATACTTGCCTAAAGGCAAGCCTTTTGATGATAGTCCAGTAATTTTGCCCTCTTGGCTATCACAAAAAGAAGTTGATTATTTTGCTAGCAAATATGAACAAACTGGCTTTACTGGTGGATTTAATTATTACAGAGCACTTGACTT AAATTGGGATTTGACAGCAGCATGGAGTGGTGCAAAAGTGAAAGTACCAGTGAAGTTCATTGTGGGAGATTTGGATTTAACTTATAATGCCCCTGGAGCAAAAGACTATATAAACAAAGGTGGAATGAAAAAATATGTGCCTTTGTTAGAAAAAGTggttatattggaaaatgttgGCCATTTTCTTCAACAAGAAAAGCCTCATGAAATTAACAAACAcattcatgatttcttcaagGGCTTTTCTTCTACTTGA
- the LOC125862913 gene encoding condensin-2 complex subunit H2 isoform X2 has protein sequence MNNSREEANCSGADEENAKFHTVQPLRDLESNWGVDLAKNLEEYLLKICSGEITSENYDDGHHLSVNFAEAALLLQGSVQVYSRKVEYLYSLVVHALEFITKKSEPDLPASGSAQADENGLPVANQEEDDPFWVSEEIPVEAKNMLDDTVCRDSFTQFVKAPANLVVLEGDCLDVTGDAGELESYLLATCDLYRDFILLDACDSATVDCFLDSENIAGKGLNNSSKGSSLKSKYHKSFSSPTGLSGGAGNKSSARKNQDANLYQSPRGHEFDPGNLNNDPFSSDIPDNIDDAHGYSEPRDLDDSDDEDPWKPLNPHEPGNLKVKSYKKVKSNRRQGVVSRKLASLATEFPLARLHGTINTDLNEMWERRCCAMNKQVDAQSPPPFEKLRESLLHGVNNDYDDFYTPNEKNEDNDYDSADHDFGPPDFDMPENADMNNNATPHGEKHDNCGPLFDSEAHEDLNGQENLEDLCRSHLDSLLANLAETEKQTELAARVSTWKQRIDQNLEEQESHPPFDIHEYGARVLNKLSLEENDKSTMSFSDVVKGSEKHDIARTFSALLQLVNNGDVALERGEVCESTCYTAANPFSVQLLRHGNGREEMQFQSSKKRVKSPMHNQNIRKEKNKGKAVHAAVDSSPSGPNSDSRIPLKLGRVNGTRCTPESKKRRKSRIALASDVPTAL, from the exons TTTAGCTAAAAATCTTGAGGAGTATTTGCTCAAAATTTGCTCGGGTGAAATTACTAGTGAAAATTATGATGATGGGCATCACCTTTCTGTGAATTTTGCTGAAG CTGCTTTGCTGCTTCAGGGGTCAGTTCAGGTTTACAGCAGGAAGGTGGAGTATCTGTATTCTCTTGTAGTGCATGCTTTGGAATTCATCACCAAGAAGAG TGAACCAGATCTACCAGCAAGTGGATCAGCCCAAGCAGATGAAAACGGTTTGCCGGTTGCCAACCAAGAAGAGGATGATCCATTCTGGGTTTCAGAGGAAATCCCAG TGGAAGCAAAGAATATGTTGGATGATACGGTATGCAGGGATTCATTCACCCAGTTTGTGAAGGCCCCTGCAAATCTGGTTGTGCTCGAGGGTGACTGCCTGGATGTTACTGGAGATGCTGGAGAACTGGAGTCTTACTTG CTAGCCACATGTGATCTTTATcgagattttattttattggacGCATGTGATTCAGCAACAGTGGATTGCTTTCTGGATAGTGAGAATATAGCTGGAAAGGGGCTGAACAATAGTTCAAAGGGCAGTTCCCTAAAATCCAAATACCACAAAAGCTTTTCCTCTCCCACAGGACTTTCTGGGGGAGCTGGCAATAAATCTTCAGCGCGAAAGAATCAGGATGCTAATTTGTATCAGTCTCCGAGGGGTCATGAGTTTGATCCAG GCAATTTAAACAATGATCCATTCTCATCTGATATACCTGATAACATTGATGATGCACATGGATATTCAGAACCTAGAGATTTAGATGACTCAGATGATGAAGACCCATGGAAACCCTTGAATCCTCATGAACCAGGCAATTTGAAAGTAAAATCGTACAAAAAAG TTAAATCTAATAGAAGGCAGGGTGTGGTATCCAGAAAACTTGCATCTTTGGCCACAGAATTTCCGCTTGCAAGATTACATGGTACCATTAATACCGACCTCAATGAGATGTGGGAGAGGAGATGTTGTGCCATGAATAAGCAAGTCGACGCACAATCTCCACCACCATTTGAGAAG CTCCGGGAATCACTTCTTCATGGAGTGAACAACGACTATGATGATTTCTATACCCcaaatgaaaagaatgaagataaTGACTATGATAGTGCTGATCACGATTTTGGGCCTCCTGATTTTGACATGCCAGAAAATGCAGACATGAACAACAATGCTACTCCACATGGTGAAAAG caTGATAATTGTGGTCCACTTTTTGATAGTGAAGCTCATGAAGATCTGAATGGTCAAGAAAACCTTGAAGATCTTTGTCGCTCCCACTTG GATTCTCTTCTTGCTAACCTTGCTGAAACTGAGAAGCAGACTGAATTGGCTGCTCGGGTTTCAACGTGGAAACAGAGAATTGACCAGAACTTGGAGGAACAA GAATCGCATCCGCCCTTTGACATTCATGAATATGGGGCAAGGGTTTTGAACAAGTTATCCCtggaagaaaatgataaaagCACCATGTCCTTTTCTGATGTTGTCAAGGGTTCGGAAAAGCATGACATTGCTCGAACATTTTCTGCGCTTCTGCAATTG gtAAACAATGGAGACGTTGCTTTGGAAAGAGGTGAGGTATGTGAGTCCACTTGTTACACAGCTGCAAATCCCTTCTCTGTTCAACTCCTTAGGCATGGCAACGGTAGGGAGGAAATGCAGTTTCAATCATCAAAAAAGAGAGTGAAATCTCCAATGCACAATCAGAACATTAGAAAGGAAAAGAACAAAGGTAAAGCCGTTCATGCTGCTGTTGATTCATCGCCTTCAGGACCCAATTCAGATAGCAGAATTCCCCTGAAGCTGGGAAGGGTTAATGGAACAAGATGCACACCTGAAAGCAAGAAAAGAAGGAAGTCCAGAATAGCATTAGCATCGGATGTGCCTACTGCATTGTAG
- the LOC125862913 gene encoding condensin-2 complex subunit H2 isoform X1, translating to MNNSREEANCSGADEENAKFHTVQPLRDLESNWGVDLAKNLEEYLLKICSGEITSENYDDGHHLSVNFAEAALLLQGSVQVYSRKVEYLYSLVVHALEFITKKSEPDLPASGSAQADENGLPVANQEEDDPFWVSEEIPVEAKNMLDDTVCRDSFTQFVKAPANLVVLEGDCLDVTGDAGELESYLLATCDLYRDFILLDACDSATVDCFLDSENIAGKGLNNSSKGSSLKSKYHKSFSSPTGLSGGAGNKSSARKNQDANLYQSPRGHEFDPVNLNNDPHEFDPGNLNNDPFSSDIPDNIDDAHGYSEPRDLDDSDDEDPWKPLNPHEPGNLKVKSYKKVKSNRRQGVVSRKLASLATEFPLARLHGTINTDLNEMWERRCCAMNKQVDAQSPPPFEKLRESLLHGVNNDYDDFYTPNEKNEDNDYDSADHDFGPPDFDMPENADMNNNATPHGEKHDNCGPLFDSEAHEDLNGQENLEDLCRSHLDSLLANLAETEKQTELAARVSTWKQRIDQNLEEQESHPPFDIHEYGARVLNKLSLEENDKSTMSFSDVVKGSEKHDIARTFSALLQLVNNGDVALERGEVCESTCYTAANPFSVQLLRHGNGREEMQFQSSKKRVKSPMHNQNIRKEKNKGKAVHAAVDSSPSGPNSDSRIPLKLGRVNGTRCTPESKKRRKSRIALASDVPTAL from the exons TTTAGCTAAAAATCTTGAGGAGTATTTGCTCAAAATTTGCTCGGGTGAAATTACTAGTGAAAATTATGATGATGGGCATCACCTTTCTGTGAATTTTGCTGAAG CTGCTTTGCTGCTTCAGGGGTCAGTTCAGGTTTACAGCAGGAAGGTGGAGTATCTGTATTCTCTTGTAGTGCATGCTTTGGAATTCATCACCAAGAAGAG TGAACCAGATCTACCAGCAAGTGGATCAGCCCAAGCAGATGAAAACGGTTTGCCGGTTGCCAACCAAGAAGAGGATGATCCATTCTGGGTTTCAGAGGAAATCCCAG TGGAAGCAAAGAATATGTTGGATGATACGGTATGCAGGGATTCATTCACCCAGTTTGTGAAGGCCCCTGCAAATCTGGTTGTGCTCGAGGGTGACTGCCTGGATGTTACTGGAGATGCTGGAGAACTGGAGTCTTACTTG CTAGCCACATGTGATCTTTATcgagattttattttattggacGCATGTGATTCAGCAACAGTGGATTGCTTTCTGGATAGTGAGAATATAGCTGGAAAGGGGCTGAACAATAGTTCAAAGGGCAGTTCCCTAAAATCCAAATACCACAAAAGCTTTTCCTCTCCCACAGGACTTTCTGGGGGAGCTGGCAATAAATCTTCAGCGCGAAAGAATCAGGATGCTAATTTGTATCAGTCTCCGAGGGGTCATGAGTTTGATCCAGTTAATTTAAACAATGATCCACATGAGTTTGATCCAGGCAATTTAAACAATGATCCATTCTCATCTGATATACCTGATAACATTGATGATGCACATGGATATTCAGAACCTAGAGATTTAGATGACTCAGATGATGAAGACCCATGGAAACCCTTGAATCCTCATGAACCAGGCAATTTGAAAGTAAAATCGTACAAAAAAG TTAAATCTAATAGAAGGCAGGGTGTGGTATCCAGAAAACTTGCATCTTTGGCCACAGAATTTCCGCTTGCAAGATTACATGGTACCATTAATACCGACCTCAATGAGATGTGGGAGAGGAGATGTTGTGCCATGAATAAGCAAGTCGACGCACAATCTCCACCACCATTTGAGAAG CTCCGGGAATCACTTCTTCATGGAGTGAACAACGACTATGATGATTTCTATACCCcaaatgaaaagaatgaagataaTGACTATGATAGTGCTGATCACGATTTTGGGCCTCCTGATTTTGACATGCCAGAAAATGCAGACATGAACAACAATGCTACTCCACATGGTGAAAAG caTGATAATTGTGGTCCACTTTTTGATAGTGAAGCTCATGAAGATCTGAATGGTCAAGAAAACCTTGAAGATCTTTGTCGCTCCCACTTG GATTCTCTTCTTGCTAACCTTGCTGAAACTGAGAAGCAGACTGAATTGGCTGCTCGGGTTTCAACGTGGAAACAGAGAATTGACCAGAACTTGGAGGAACAA GAATCGCATCCGCCCTTTGACATTCATGAATATGGGGCAAGGGTTTTGAACAAGTTATCCCtggaagaaaatgataaaagCACCATGTCCTTTTCTGATGTTGTCAAGGGTTCGGAAAAGCATGACATTGCTCGAACATTTTCTGCGCTTCTGCAATTG gtAAACAATGGAGACGTTGCTTTGGAAAGAGGTGAGGTATGTGAGTCCACTTGTTACACAGCTGCAAATCCCTTCTCTGTTCAACTCCTTAGGCATGGCAACGGTAGGGAGGAAATGCAGTTTCAATCATCAAAAAAGAGAGTGAAATCTCCAATGCACAATCAGAACATTAGAAAGGAAAAGAACAAAGGTAAAGCCGTTCATGCTGCTGTTGATTCATCGCCTTCAGGACCCAATTCAGATAGCAGAATTCCCCTGAAGCTGGGAAGGGTTAATGGAACAAGATGCACACCTGAAAGCAAGAAAAGAAGGAAGTCCAGAATAGCATTAGCATCGGATGTGCCTACTGCATTGTAG